One region of Chlamydia psittaci 6BC genomic DNA includes:
- the pcnB gene encoding polynucleotide adenylyltransferase PcnB, giving the protein MVCDNKTLLRRGLELFRKISKSAPTPIIYSAADHNIKLKDFSPHALSVVKTLRKAGHKAYIVGGCIRDLLLNTTPKDFDISTSAKPEEIKAVFKNCILVGKRFRLAHIRFSNQIIEVSTFRSGSADEDCLITKDNLWGTAEEDVLRRDFTINGLFYDPTEETIIDYTGGVSDLENRYLRTIGDPFVRFKQDPVRMLRLLKILARAHFTVDPKTLEALQECRYELIKSSQARVFEELIKMLGSGVSSQFFKLTAKYQILEILFPYMDKAFRLNKTLEDQTFACLDILDRNILNKKHNYDRHQLMAIFLFPIVNFNVRYKHRQYPSLSLTSVFDYIKNFLGKFFADSFTSCSKKNFILTALILQMQYRLTPLVPTKKIHFFNRKFLNHVRFSEALSLLEIRSLVYPKLDKILDAWIRHYQALQFKKELPS; this is encoded by the coding sequence ATGGTCTGTGACAACAAAACTCTCTTGCGTAGAGGCTTAGAATTGTTTAGAAAAATTTCTAAATCTGCACCCACTCCAATTATCTACTCAGCTGCCGACCACAACATCAAACTTAAAGACTTTTCTCCACACGCACTTTCCGTAGTAAAGACCCTACGAAAAGCTGGACATAAAGCTTATATTGTTGGCGGATGTATCCGCGACTTACTACTCAACACAACTCCCAAAGACTTTGACATTTCTACATCAGCGAAGCCTGAGGAAATCAAAGCCGTTTTTAAGAATTGTATACTTGTTGGGAAACGCTTCCGCTTAGCGCATATTCGTTTCTCAAATCAAATCATTGAAGTATCTACATTTCGTTCGGGAAGTGCTGATGAAGACTGCCTCATTACCAAAGATAACCTTTGGGGAACTGCTGAAGAAGATGTTTTAAGAAGGGATTTTACCATCAACGGTCTGTTCTATGATCCTACAGAAGAAACTATCATAGATTATACTGGGGGTGTGAGCGATTTAGAGAATCGGTACTTAAGGACGATTGGCGATCCTTTTGTTCGTTTTAAACAAGATCCCGTAAGAATGTTGCGTTTACTAAAAATACTCGCAAGAGCTCATTTCACTGTGGATCCTAAAACATTAGAGGCTCTTCAAGAGTGCCGTTACGAGTTAATTAAGAGTTCTCAAGCGCGTGTTTTTGAAGAACTCATCAAGATGCTAGGTTCGGGAGTTTCCTCCCAATTTTTTAAATTAACGGCAAAATATCAGATTTTAGAAATTCTTTTCCCTTATATGGACAAAGCTTTTCGTCTAAATAAGACCTTAGAAGACCAAACCTTTGCCTGTTTAGATATCTTAGATAGGAACATTTTAAACAAAAAACATAACTATGACCGCCACCAGCTCATGGCGATATTTTTATTTCCTATTGTTAACTTTAATGTGCGTTATAAGCACCGCCAGTACCCAAGCCTTTCACTAACATCTGTCTTTGACTACATTAAAAATTTTCTAGGAAAGTTTTTTGCGGATTCATTCACGAGTTGCTCTAAAAAGAATTTTATTTTAACAGCTCTTATTTTGCAGATGCAATACCGGTTAACCCCATTAGTGCCAACGAAAAAAATCCACTTCTTTAACCGGAAGTTTTTAAATCATGTACGTTTTTCTGAAGCTCTTTCCCTATTAGAAATACGCAGTTTAGTTTATCCTAAATTAGATAAAATACTTGATGCTTGGATAAGGCATTACCAAGCATTACAATTTAAAAAGGAACTTCCCTCTTGA
- the glmM gene encoding phosphoglucosamine mutase, producing the protein MTKEVKQLFGTDGVRGKANYEPMTVELSVLLGKAVAGVLQESKSGKHRVVVGKDTRLSGYMFENALVAGLTSMGIETLVLGPIPTPGVAFITRAYRADAGIMISASHNPYWDNGIKIFSSEGFKISDVIERRIEQMVALREFGNLPDDCAVGKNKRVVDAMGRYIEFAKATFPRGRTLKGLKIVLDCAHGAAYKVAPSVFEELDAEVICYGCEPTGSNINDGCGALFPSVIQKAVIEHKADVGIALDGDGDRVIMVDEKGHIVDGDMILSICANDLKKKDLLRGNRVIATVMTNFGVLKYLESVGIEALISPVGDRHVLQNMLEYDVNLGGEQSGHMIFLDYNTTGDGIVSALQVLRIMIESESTLSDLTSLIVKSPQALINVAVKEKIPLDTLPLVQEALRDVRSSLGDSGRVLLRYSGTENICRVMVEGLKKHQVDSLAKTIADIVDSELGVGVVE; encoded by the coding sequence ATGACTAAGGAAGTAAAGCAACTTTTTGGCACGGATGGGGTGCGTGGGAAAGCAAATTATGAACCTATGACTGTAGAGCTTTCGGTATTATTAGGAAAAGCTGTTGCAGGTGTTCTACAAGAAAGTAAATCCGGGAAACACCGTGTTGTCGTAGGTAAGGATACACGTTTATCGGGATATATGTTTGAGAATGCCCTGGTTGCGGGTTTGACTTCTATGGGGATAGAAACCTTAGTATTGGGGCCCATTCCCACTCCAGGAGTAGCGTTTATTACCCGTGCTTACCGTGCCGATGCTGGGATTATGATTTCCGCATCTCATAATCCTTATTGGGATAATGGGATCAAGATTTTCTCGTCTGAAGGATTTAAAATTAGTGATGTCATAGAACGACGTATTGAGCAAATGGTTGCTCTTAGAGAGTTTGGAAATCTCCCTGATGATTGTGCTGTAGGGAAGAACAAACGTGTCGTGGATGCTATGGGAAGGTACATAGAGTTTGCTAAAGCTACTTTCCCCAGAGGAAGAACACTAAAAGGGTTGAAGATAGTTTTAGATTGTGCCCACGGGGCAGCCTATAAAGTAGCGCCTTCTGTTTTTGAAGAACTTGATGCTGAAGTGATTTGTTATGGTTGTGAACCTACAGGAAGTAATATTAATGATGGCTGTGGGGCTCTTTTCCCTTCCGTGATTCAAAAAGCTGTGATTGAGCATAAGGCAGATGTAGGTATTGCCTTAGATGGTGACGGTGATCGCGTGATCATGGTGGATGAGAAAGGGCATATTGTTGATGGAGATATGATTTTAAGTATCTGCGCTAATGATCTAAAGAAAAAGGATCTCTTACGAGGTAATCGTGTTATAGCTACCGTTATGACCAATTTCGGTGTATTGAAATATCTTGAAAGTGTAGGAATAGAAGCATTAATTTCTCCCGTGGGCGATCGTCATGTCTTACAGAATATGTTAGAGTATGATGTCAACCTTGGTGGTGAGCAAAGTGGTCATATGATCTTTCTGGATTATAATACTACAGGAGATGGTATTGTTTCTGCTTTGCAGGTTTTGCGGATTATGATTGAAAGCGAATCTACGTTATCAGATTTAACATCCCTGATTGTAAAAAGTCCTCAAGCACTGATCAATGTTGCAGTGAAAGAAAAAATCCCCTTAGATACCTTGCCTTTAGTTCAAGAAGCACTTAGAGATGTTAGATCATCTTTAGGTGATTCTGGTCGCGTTTTATTAAGATATTCTGGAACGGAAAATATTTGTAGGGTTATGGTTGAGGGTTTAAAGAAGCATCAAGTAGACTCTCTCGCTAAGACTATAGCGGACATCGTTGATTCTGAGTTGGGAGTAGGCGTGGTAGAGTAA